A region of the Arachis hypogaea cultivar Tifrunner chromosome 15, arahy.Tifrunner.gnm2.J5K5, whole genome shotgun sequence genome:
TCTATTTTGAATAGTTAACTAAAacaatgtataaaatattttaaataattcgtTGAAAAATCAATTGGGCTATAGAAATTGAAGTTACATATGCACTGGTTTTGGAGAGATAATATCATAATAAGATTCTTCTAATACCACGGCGAGATCCACGATTTTATAACATTTAGACTATTAAAtagttttaataataaaatatatttttttaagtttttaataattgtaaaataaattttatttaattttaattttaaattaaatttgtatatattatttaattataaaatttattttttattttataaattattattttattatttatttattatgtttatgtTGAAACAAAAATAtcagtaaaataaatttttttattattcgtgACCTTCATAAATATTTTGGCAATATCTTTTGATCCGTTACATTCGTAAAAGCCAAACAAATAGTGTTTGTTAGTAATTCAATCGATTAGAGGTACAACCAAGAGTGAATTTTGCACGACAATatgaattttttcaaaattcaatcgattgaaagtgACAATCGATTGATTGAATAGCACAGAAGTCTCAATCATAATGGCTTAATATATAGCGCAgtgcaaaattcaatcgattgtgtaaTACAAAAGTTCGATTGAATTTTGAACAAACTCATATTTGCCATGCAAAATTCActctattaattatatttttaatcaattgAATTACCAACAAATACAATTTTTCTAACTTTTAGGGATGTAACGGATCAACAGAAAAAAACTCATTAATTCGCATTACCAAAATATTTATGGAAGTCACGAATAATAGAagatctattttcttatttttatttctaatttttaataaacatgatagatgaataataaaataataatttataaaataaaagataaattttataattaaataatatataaaaaattaatttataattaaaattaaataaaaattatttaataattgttaaaaagtttaaaatatattttattaacgaGACCATTTAATAATACAAATTGGGACACTCAAATCTTTTGCTTACTAATGCCAATAGTCTAATACTACCGGTTTTTTAGTTTACACAAGAGTTGGAATTTATAACAGTCGAACCACTTGGTTCCAGAAGAGTACTTGGTGCAAAAACTAAAATGAATGTCTTAGTTTAATTAAGTACTAGTAAATTAGTAATTAAcaacaaaaatatacaataatatatacTCACGTTGAGTTTGTAATAACTAATAAGAGAAAGAACTGATCAAGTGTGAATCTGCTATTTATTGGAGGATATGCATCTCAAATTATCATTCTGATCACTAACAACTTACACGTGCAATTTTGTGTTATGTTGCTCCTTGATATTTTTAGTCATAGCCAACACTCACAGCTAGATTTTTCTGACTTTAGCTTACCTACCTAGTTGCCTAATTTTATTccgataaaaatataaataaataaatatgaaattaaTCATCCTTAAATCGAGGGAGAGAGAGAAGTGAACATGATAAATTGAATTGAGACGAAGAAATTCCTGTTCCTTCGGCCTCAAGTGCGAGATTTCGAGAATTCTCGTTACGAAGGGGAAGGTTCCGGAGGTGGCTTTTGCTTCCGTCTCCCTCGGTAGTTTAGTTGCGcgtcttttattttttcaaaaatcacagacACCGCCACCAAAAGCTTGAAACTTCAACACAAGGTAAATTCTTGTTCATTTCTTCACattcttatttattttgatttattaggCATGGTGGTTttaggagaaaaacaataaatgattaGAACATGAGATTTCTGGATGCATAATTTGATTCTTTTTGGGATTGGAATGGTAAAATCGAATTTTCATGCCGATAAATTTGTTATTTTCTCCCAAAAGAAGAACAGAGCATTGTAATATTGTACTATTGTATGATAAACTGTTATGGAATTAATAGTTTTGTAATTTACACAACTTTATTAAGAACAGGGTGAACTTTATCTCAACTAATGCGAAATTTTACCTTATTCATATAATAAAAAAGGTTTATATTTAAATTGGAATTGTATACATAATTAACTTTTTATCGTGCCAGTTTATATAATCAGTATTCCACTCAGAACATGCATTTGATGTGTTTGATTTTATGTTTGTTTGTGTTCGTAGATTGGCAGATAAACGGATGTCTAGGGTGGACCACAATTGTTGTAATTCTCTCCAAGATGACAACAAATTCACTCCAGCACCGCCActgccgccaccaccaccacctcctctgCCCCGTTCAACGGCAACTAGTTGTTGTCCTTGCAGGCGCCTTGTGGCGAATTATAATTCAGCGTTGAGAGAGCGCAGCTATGTATCTCCAGCAACAATAGAATTGTGGGATCGTCTTTTTGATTCAGAATTTAAAGCAGATGTTAGGATTAATACTGGTAACGGCGGCATTGTTTACGCTCATTATAACATAGTTGTAAGTGCATGGACTCCACTTCATTTTGTATAATAGTAGTATGATTCTAGatataaattttgtttatttgatGTGCATGTGTGTTGCTGGTTGGATAATGAAAATCAATTGATCAAACATGAATGCTATGAAATCCTATAATTCCTCAATTTCTTATCTTATCAACGACTTTAGAGAACTGAAATCCTAATCCTTTAAGCTGTAAAAGCTAGCGTTACGTTTTGATTTGGTGGTCCCTGGAATGCTATGGTTTTATGATCTGCATGAACATGGAATACTGATATTCTGTGGTGGATATTATCAACTAAGTCAGTGGATCTTGAGACATCTAACTTCATAGTATATGTAACAGGCAGTGGCATCCCCCGTATTAAGAGACTTGCTGAAGCAAGGAAATTTTTGTCGGAGGTGGAGATCAATCACAATCACAGGGGTACCACATGATGCTGTTCGGGTTTTCTTTCGATATTTGTACACTTCGTGGTATGTTTAATCTCTCAATCATCCTTAAAATTGTCAGTGGTAGTGTTGAAATCTATAATATCATCTATTTGAAGCATGACCGGGTCATATTCTCTTGAATTTGTTTGCCTAAATTACACACAAATACACAATTACTTTTTTGTTCTGTTCAAGTCCATCCATTCATTTACACAAGACTTTAATCATTATCAACATTAATTTGACCCACGTTTGCATTCATTCTATTTTGTGTCAAAATATGAAGAAATATTTGTTTCATGTACTGAAATTTTATGTGCATTTCTCTTTGTCACAGTTATGAGAAGGAAGAGATGGAAGCATATGTACTACATTTGTTAGTGCTGTCACATGTATTCGTGGTCCCTCATTTGAAGCGGGAATGTGAGCAGAAACTAGAATCGAGTTTCCTCACGATAGACAATGTAATTGATGTATTTCAGATTTCATTACTGTGTGATGCTCCACGGCTTAGCCTCATCTGTCACCGTatgatacttagcaacttcaaaGCAGTTTCAGAGTCTGAAGGATGGAAAGCGATGAAGGAGAGCCATCCAGTTTTAGAAAAGGAAGTTTTGGAGTCCATGATCGAGGAAGAAAATGTAAGGCTTCTATCTCATTTTACTATATAACTTAGACTCTGGGAGAGATAATATCCATGATGATGGTTCTTGAAACCTTTATGACCAAATTCTAGAGTTCGATCCTTGTTGATTATGGATGGTTTTCTATACTACACTTATCTTGTCTGATTGCCTTTTGATGAACTCATAATTCAGAATAAAAAGGAGAGGACCAGAAAGATCAATGAGAGGAAGATATACATGCAACTGTATGAGGCGATGGAAGCTCTTGTTCACATATGCAGAGATGGCTGCCGAACTATTGGCCCTTGTGATAAAGACTTCAAAGCAAATCAGCCATGTAAATATGCAGCATGTAAGGGGCTAGAATTGCTCGTGCGACATTTTGCTGCATGCAAACTTAGAGTCCCTGGAGGTTGTGGTCATTGCAAGAGGATGTGGCAACTATTAGAGCTGCATTCCCGAATATGTTCTGATCCCGATGGTTGTAGAGTTCCCTTGTGCAGGTAAATATTTCATCATTTAATTTCAACATATTAGTGGTatgaaatattttacatttaCTAAACTCTATATTGATGAGAGTAGAAGTCATAAAAATGACaatatatattgattgattgtgtAGAGTCTTTTTACAATGATACTGCATTAGAATTAAATTTATCatgatatattttgttttaagattttatttaatgTAGTTCAATTTTGTAGCTGAACTTTTAAATTTGATCAAATTTATGTTATTGCAGGAACTTTAAGCAGCGGATATCGAAACAAAGCAAGAAAGAGGAAATCAGGTGGAAAATATTGGTTAAAAAGATCTTGAGAACAAGAGGTATTGGAATAGCACCATGCTTTCAGCAGCAATAACAATAGCTTTTGTGGTGGATATATAGGATCATAGATTGCAGCAGCAGTTTTAAAGCCAACAAATTATATACTTGTTGTATGTGTTAGCTATAAATAAATCCTCAAAAGGATTACTGTTGCTCCTCTGAACATcagtaataataaatatttttcttgttattgCTGCTGTAAAATTTTGTTTCTCCCTTATTATTTTAAGACCTAAGAATTTTGGAAATTGTAGCCAACAATTACAAGTTTTGAACCTTTAAACAACTGAAAATCATTCTAGAAAGACCAATATACGTGATGTGATTCAAACTACTCATTAGCCTTTGTTCAGTCGATCTTCTTATGCAGGGAACAATTTTGTATTTCATCTGTAAATGTTGAGGGTTTAAATCTACGACTTTTGTGTTAAAAAGTTGAGTTTAATACATCCTAGAATGATCCCGTAATGATCATGAAACTATGTTATAAGTGTGATATAGAATATGAAGTATTATGAATTTATACCATATTGTAGAAAAATATATACAGACAACACTTTGATATACTTTCCAAGCTGTTGCATACAAATAGATGGTGTAATCTAGTGTGGCGTGGTGGGGTAAGTCTTAAACACTACATACGAGTCACAGATATAGGAATTGCCGAGGATAAATAAACTGAtattcattattattaataattgattCAAAAAATACATATAAGAGGCCTCTTGGGTGAAATGAAAACATTCTACAATATGAGCAAGTGTGGAACTCATTAATCTAACGTAACCTATTTCGACTATAGCATACTGCTGCATAGTTGAAAGAAACAAAACAATGCATCCCCCTTTCCCTTTGCACTTCCCATTTGAAATTTTTCATCTAAGCTTTCAGGTGGCATTGAAACTCTGCCAACCCATCTTTATCCCAACTGTGTTGCTAAGGATTTTGATGTTCAAATCTAAGATATGGTTATACTTCTCGATTTACTAGTAAAATCCTTTTGCCATTGTAAAAATggttttaaactaaaatattccCAAAAACATTCATTTATGTTCCCTGTTACTTTCTTTTTGTATTCACAATACTAGAGGGATGAGCTTTCCTCGTCCGAGCTTGTATCCTGCTTTGCACTGTACCTGTTGAGAACAGGTAATGGTGCACTTGCGGCTATGCGGAATGATCTCGCGGAGCCGACAATTCTATCATGCATCCTTCCCACTTCCTTGCAGACCAAATCCAGAATATTTAGGAAGTCTCTTACAATCATAAAGATTCTGAAAGGGTGGGCTTCTTCTTTTGCTGCATCCCCATGGAAGTATTCTGTTACTTCTTTCACAAGGAACAAGGCCTTCTTCTCATCAGCCTTAATCCTCGTGATTTCTTCTTCAGCATATTTCAGAAATTGCTTTGTGGAGTTGAAGAAATTCCCCTGCGTATCTGGCTTCTCATATTTCAATACCAGTCGCACTTTATCAAGCCCTGTTTCGAGCTTCGAAACATAGCTGCTTAAGACATCTGAATCCATTCCTGCTGCTTTCTTAACATTACTAAGGTCTCTACTCAGCCCAGCCACAACTTGTAATCCTTGCttcttaaactcgtcctcattaaATTTGGAATCCATTTGGTTCTGAACACTACCATTCGCGGATTCCCCGCCTCCATCTTCAGATCTAATAATCTCCTGGACCACAAAGTGAAGCAATGTGGTCTTTCCATCTGTTCCCTTTATATCTACAAGTTTTAAGAGTGTGTCAAGTTTGAAAGCTTTGGCATCGCCTCTATTGGTGCCGACATTCATTCTGTTTCCTGTTCTGAGAACAGCTTCAAGGAGTTTGAGGAATAACCGGCTGTTCCTTAATTCCTCACTTGCTGCCTGAAAAACATTAACAACTGATTATCAATTAGTTCCTCTGATACAGCCAAGAGATTAAAGATCACAAAGGGAAAGATCAAGCAAGTCAGACCTCCAGGGTTTGAAAAGACTTCCTGAGATAGTTGACTTCTGAATCAAAGTTAGCCCTATATAGCATAGCTTCAACCCTCTTAAAGGCAAAAGGGATATCAAGCACAGCTTTAAGAAACCTTTCCGCTGACCCAAGTTTTGAGAGGTCACCATTGTAGTTTTTGAGTTTTATCTCTTCCTCTTTAGTAGGAGCCATCTTTACTAGTGTTTCCAATAGCTCAGCACCCAAAGCTTCAGGATTCCCTGTTTCATCCAAATGTGGTGCCATGAATGTGATTGCAAAATAGAAATATAGGATATAGATAGTGACTGGTTCAAGATAAAAATGAACAACAATGTGACAGGGGAACATCCTATCTTCAGAAGTTCAGATAACATATGTTAAATACTCATCATAGTAGATTAACGTAGAAAAAGGAAACATCATCTTTGGATTAGAGGATTGAAGCAAGTATTGGCTGCTGATTTGGATTTTATCATTTGTGAAATCCATGGTTCTCACAAACCTAGGGTGCTTTTGCTTTTAGAGGAACCTTGACAGTTAAAATGCCCATAAAGATCTAGATGGGTAAGGGATTCTTACAGTGACAACTAACAATGGAAATATGgagattattatataataaaaagccttcacaaaaaggaaaaaaaaaagagtttaaaagtgaagtaaaaaataatttaaaacgtGAATTAAAAATCATTCTCAGCTGGTGGTGGAGGAAGAATCAGTGTGATTAGATATTATGGTGGATGTTTGGTCATTGTTTTATACTTCTAAAGGACGTTTTATGACTAAAGCAGTATCGCTAATGAGCTGGATTTTATCTTTGCCACTGTTTGTAATCGACAGTTCCGAACTACCTAACATAGAAATGGTCTTAAAATAACATATTGATGCACATGGCATGATGATGCCGTTTAGACGTTTCCTCATCTGATTTAAGATGCAATGATGATGACGTTTTATTGAAGTTCTCTATCTAAGCACCGAGTTTCTTTATATACGATGCGTTCCTCTTTAGCTAGTTGGCACAAAATGACACAGGTAAACTTTATTATATGACTCCTCTCCTTTGTCATCATATTTAAGACATTATATTTGTAGGTAATACCAAAAGCTTCACTTAGAAAATTCTGCACGTCTTTGCTAAGTATGCACATAGAcccgtgaataaaaaaatactgtaGAGATCACTGATCGAGGTTCTAAAAAGTTGAGAGCTCAATCGCTATCATTGTCACTAAGTAAGAAAACACACTGCCTATTTTAACCAAATTGAGAAAACGTGACAATCTTGTCACCAGCAGTGCATTTGAAACGGGAAagaatggaaggaaaaagaaggtACCATCTAAAAGAGCTTCGGAGACCTCATCCCTGGTGACATTTAGTGCCCTGAGTAGTATAGCTATGTTCTGAGACTTCTTGGGGTCAAGCACCCTGTTCTCATGATCAATGGAAGGCAGAACCGTTTTCTTAGGAGGTTCTTTAGGGGCAGAGTTAGTGGCATTACAGCCAAATAAAGACTCCATCATGTCCTCA
Encoded here:
- the LOC112748331 gene encoding BTB/POZ and TAZ domain-containing protein 4 — its product is MSRVDHNCCNSLQDDNKFTPAPPLPPPPPPPLPRSTATSCCPCRRLVANYNSALRERSYVSPATIELWDRLFDSEFKADVRINTGNGGIVYAHYNIVAVASPVLRDLLKQGNFCRRWRSITITGVPHDAVRVFFRYLYTSCYEKEEMEAYVLHLLVLSHVFVVPHLKRECEQKLESSFLTIDNVIDVFQISLLCDAPRLSLICHRMILSNFKAVSESEGWKAMKESHPVLEKEVLESMIEEENNKKERTRKINERKIYMQLYEAMEALVHICRDGCRTIGPCDKDFKANQPCKYAACKGLELLVRHFAACKLRVPGGCGHCKRMWQLLELHSRICSDPDGCRVPLCRNFKQRISKQSKKEEIRWKILVKKILRTRGIGIAPCFQQQ